In Pomacea canaliculata isolate SZHN2017 linkage group LG12, ASM307304v1, whole genome shotgun sequence, a single genomic region encodes these proteins:
- the LOC112576968 gene encoding GLIPR1-like protein 1 translates to MPQQELSARNKVRLFITTPRTMCTICLLVVVSFIMVSSLEDSHRAEMMDFETGVMQKVVEGDRPRQRRQTSDNGVRGFSETQKQALLDIHNYDRRLRKASDMRLMEWNSKLEQLAQDWADGCNFEHRRDTPGVPTGFSYNGENLYAATHTYDPVFILRGWHDEEEIAYDYETGDCKSVCGHYTQVVWASSYAVGCGVTYCSTLRNVNFNQGYYVVCNYGPGGNYAGQKPYKLGSGPCTECPDDAPYCVDGLCARQPMISAADGNVNSWITLCEALSLGFVAVKMMF, encoded by the exons ATGCCGCAGCAAGAACTGTCAGCAAGAAACAAAGTGCGGCTGTTCATCACAACTCCCCGGACAATGTGTACCATCTGTCTTCTGGTCGTAGTGTCGTTCATAATGGTCTCATCGCTGGAAGATTCACACCGCGCAGAAATGATGGATTTTGAAACAG GTGTAATGCAGAAAGTCGTGGAGGGTGACCGACCCCGACAGCGGCGCCAGACATCTGACAATGGGGTTCGAGGCTTCAGCGAGACACAGAAGCAGGCTTTGCTGGACATACATAACTACGACAGGCGACTGCGGAAAGCGTCGGATATGAGGCTGATG GAATGGAACTCAAAGCTGGAGCAGCTGGCACAGGACTGGGCGGATGGATGCAACTTCGAGCATCGCCGCGATACCCCGGGTGTGCCGACAGGCTTCAGCTACAATGGCGAAAACCTTTATGCTGCCACGC ATACCTACGatcctgtttttattcttcgCGGCTGGCATGATGAGGAGGAGATAGCGTACGATTACGAGACAGGTGACTGCAAAAGTGTCTGCGGCCATTACACTCAG GTTGTGTGGGCATCATCGTATGCAGTGGGCTGTGGTGTCACTTACTGTTCCACACTTCGAAATGTGAATTTTAATCAGGGCTACTATGTCGTCTGCAACTATGGACCAGG TGGCAATTATGCTGGACAGAAGCCTTATAAGCTGGGGTCTGGACCTTGCACGGAGTGTCCCGACGATGCGCCTTACTGTGTCGATGGTTTGTGTG cGCGACAACCCATGATTTCTGCGGCAGATGGCAATGTCAACTCTTGGATAACTCTGTGTGAAGCACTAAGCTTGGGCTTCGTAGCTGTTAAAATGATGTTCTGA